GCTGAGCAACCTCGGCCAACTCCGAGCCCTTATCGGTAGCGATGTCCGCGAGCTTGGCCAACTTGGGCTGGGCGGCGTCGGCGAACTTGGCCAGCTTCGGCTGGGCAGCCTCGGCGAGATCGGCGCTGCGGCTCGCGGCGACGGCTGCGATTTCCTTGACGCGCTCACCGGTCTCGTGGGTGGAGTGCCCCGGCAGTGCCGAGACGACGGTCTCCTGCGCGCGGCGTGCTGCCCGCTTGCTGCGCCATGCGACGGACGGCTTGCCCTCGGTGTCGACGGCCGCGATGAGCAGTCCGCCGAGGAGGCTCAGGTTCTTGAAGAAGTGGATGCGCTGCGCAGCCTTGGTCTCCGGGTCGGTCTCGTTCCAGAAGGCGTGACCCGCCAGCGTCGTCGGAACGAGGCTTCCGGCCAGTGCGATCGATGCGATGCGTGGTGCCTTGCCGGTCGCCAACAGAATGCCGCCCGCAACCTGAATGCCGCCGTTGATGCGAACCAGCGTCTCCGGGTCCTCGGGCACATTCGCGGTGACCTCGTTCGGCAGCGCGTCCTTGCCCTGCTCGATCAGCGGAGCGGCAACCTTGGCCTTGCCACTGGGGTTACGGAGTGCGTCGACGCCCCCGGCGATGAAGATCGTAGACATCAACGGACGGGCGATACGGCGGACCAGCATTGACAGCCTCCTGCGTAGTTTCTCGTGTCATCGGCGTTAGGACATCGCACAGCGGTCGGGGAAACCTACCGGGGTGCGTCCTTTTGTCACACTATTCATACCCCGTGTTCGACGGTCTCAAGCGCGCCGATCGTCACCAGCCCCGTTCGCGCCATTCGGCCAGGTGAGGGCGCTCGGCACCGAGTGTGGTGTCCTTTCCGTGGCCCGGGTAGACCACGGTGTCGTCGCCGAAACGGTCGAACAACTTTGCCGTCACGTCGTCGAGAAGGTGGGTGAAGTCCTCCGGGCTTCCAGTTTTTCCGACGCCCCCGGGGAAGAGTGAATCTCCGGTGAAGAGATGGGTGCGGGTGCCGTCCGTATCGGTCAGCGCGAGTGCGATGGAACCGGGGGTGTGT
The nucleotide sequence above comes from Rhodococcoides fascians A25f. Encoded proteins:
- a CDS encoding DoxX family protein, which translates into the protein MLVRRIARPLMSTIFIAGGVDALRNPSGKAKVAAPLIEQGKDALPNEVTANVPEDPETLVRINGGIQVAGGILLATGKAPRIASIALAGSLVPTTLAGHAFWNETDPETKAAQRIHFFKNLSLLGGLLIAAVDTEGKPSVAWRSKRAARRAQETVVSALPGHSTHETGERVKEIAAVAASRSADLAEAAQPKLAKFADAAQPKLAKLADIATDKGSELAEVAQPALSRWAHIAADKGSELAEEAQKRGSKLAELAADRGSDLADEAQKRGSKLADKAAHRGTDLAELAQKRGSKLVDVAADRRVELADVAQKRASKLADLAAEKGSVLADEAQKRGVTWADLASDRVETLGKRARKRAEKQSKELEKVTEQARAKLEKRVAKAQKNLDKKIQQYAK